One region of Intestinimonas massiliensis (ex Afouda et al. 2020) genomic DNA includes:
- the purF gene encoding amidophosphoribosyltransferase, with the protein MSIHEECGVFGIYDPAGDCARTTYYGLYSLQHRGQEACGIATINDRELSYHKDLGLVGDVFHQDVLDRLGGTMAVGHVRYSTTGGVRRENAQPLTLKYVKGTLAVAHNGNLVNTPELRTSFEYRGAIFQTTTDSELIAYAIAQERLRCGSAEEAVCQAVKGLRGAFSLIVMSARKLIAARDPWGFRPLCMGRRGQAVVFASESCALDAVGAAFEREIDPGEIVVVEDGQVRSIRENCAGATSHMCIFEYIYFARPDSVICGQSVHEARLEAGRILAREHPVDADVVIGVPDSGLDAAMGYAEESGIPYGQGFVKNRYIGRTFITPDQQSREQAVRIKLGALRSTVEGRRVVMIDDSIVRGTTSRQIISLLREAGAKEVHFRVSAPPFIAPCYFGTDIPDKKDLIACHHTVEEIRRLVGADTLGFLSVDALERIAPSAACGFCKGCFTEEYPVATAGM; encoded by the coding sequence ATGTCCATTCATGAAGAATGCGGCGTTTTTGGCATCTATGACCCGGCCGGAGACTGCGCCCGTACCACCTATTACGGGCTTTACTCCCTCCAGCACCGGGGGCAGGAGGCCTGCGGCATCGCCACCATCAACGACCGGGAGCTGTCCTATCATAAAGACCTGGGGCTGGTGGGGGATGTGTTCCATCAGGACGTCCTGGACAGACTGGGCGGGACCATGGCGGTTGGCCATGTGCGCTACTCCACCACCGGCGGCGTCCGACGGGAGAACGCCCAGCCCCTGACACTGAAATACGTCAAAGGGACCCTGGCAGTGGCCCACAATGGCAATCTGGTCAATACGCCGGAGCTGCGTACGAGCTTTGAATATCGGGGCGCGATCTTTCAGACCACCACCGATTCAGAGCTCATCGCCTATGCCATTGCCCAGGAGCGGCTGCGCTGCGGCTCGGCGGAGGAAGCGGTGTGCCAAGCGGTCAAGGGCCTGCGGGGGGCGTTTTCCCTCATCGTCATGTCGGCCCGGAAGCTGATCGCCGCTCGGGACCCCTGGGGCTTCCGGCCCTTGTGCATGGGCAGAAGGGGGCAGGCGGTGGTATTTGCCTCGGAATCCTGCGCTCTGGACGCGGTGGGAGCCGCCTTTGAGCGCGAGATCGACCCCGGCGAGATCGTAGTGGTAGAGGACGGACAGGTCCGCTCCATCCGGGAAAACTGCGCCGGCGCCACCTCACACATGTGTATCTTTGAATACATTTACTTTGCCCGGCCCGACTCGGTGATCTGCGGGCAATCCGTCCACGAGGCCCGCCTGGAGGCCGGCCGCATCCTGGCCCGGGAGCACCCGGTGGACGCCGACGTGGTCATCGGTGTGCCTGACTCCGGCCTGGATGCCGCCATGGGCTATGCCGAGGAGTCCGGCATTCCGTACGGCCAGGGCTTTGTGAAGAACCGTTACATCGGCCGCACCTTTATCACCCCTGACCAGCAGAGCCGGGAACAGGCCGTCCGCATCAAGCTGGGTGCCCTCCGGAGCACAGTCGAGGGCCGGCGGGTGGTTATGATCGACGACTCCATCGTCCGGGGTACTACCTCCCGGCAGATCATCAGCCTGCTGCGGGAGGCGGGGGCTAAAGAAGTGCACTTCCGGGTCTCTGCCCCGCCCTTCATCGCCCCCTGCTACTTTGGCACCGATATCCCGGACAAGAAGGATCTCATCGCCTGCCACCACACGGTGGAGGAAATCCGCCGGCTTGTGGGGGCGGACACCCTGGGATTCCTCAGCGTGGATGCCCTGGAGCGCATCGCGCCCAGCGCCGCCTGCGGCTTCTGTAAGGGTTGTTTTACCGAGGAATACCCCGTGGCCACCGCCGGCATGTGA
- the glnA gene encoding type I glutamate--ammonia ligase, translated as MAYTKEDIIRIVKEEDIEFIRMQFTDIFGQLKNVAITASQIEKAVNNQIMLDGSSIEGFVRINESDQYLYPDLDSFVVFPWRPQHGKVARLICDIYNPDGTPFVGDPRGVLKRVLKKAADMGYDTFNVGPEAEFFLFQTDEEGKPTTKTNDEAGYFDLGPLDHGEGTRREICIALEQMGFEIEASHHEVAQGQHEIDFKYAEALKTADNIMTFKLAVKTLAQKNGLHATFMPKPIYGINGSGMHTNMSLFKNGKNVFYDPDGEKGLSKEAYSFIAGLLAHVKGMCAVTNPLVNSYKRLVPGYEAPCYLAWSASNRSALIRIPAARGQSTRVELRSPDPACNPYLELAVLLAAGLDGIEKGMVPPAEITENIFQMDDDARAAAGIDSLPGSLEEAIKAMQADPMVLETLGGHVSENYIEGKAKEWDEYRTRVSSWEREKYIINY; from the coding sequence ATGGCGTACACCAAGGAAGACATCATCCGTATCGTAAAGGAAGAGGACATCGAATTCATCCGCATGCAGTTCACCGATATTTTCGGCCAGCTCAAGAACGTGGCCATTACCGCCTCCCAGATCGAGAAGGCCGTCAACAACCAGATCATGCTGGATGGCTCGTCCATCGAAGGCTTTGTCCGCATCAACGAGTCTGACCAGTACCTCTATCCCGACCTGGACTCCTTTGTTGTGTTCCCCTGGCGGCCGCAGCACGGTAAGGTGGCCCGACTCATCTGCGACATCTACAATCCCGACGGCACTCCCTTCGTAGGCGACCCCCGCGGCGTGCTGAAGCGGGTGCTGAAGAAGGCCGCCGACATGGGCTATGACACCTTCAACGTGGGCCCCGAGGCTGAGTTCTTCCTGTTCCAGACCGACGAGGAGGGCAAGCCCACCACCAAGACCAACGACGAGGCCGGCTACTTCGACCTGGGCCCCCTGGACCACGGCGAGGGTACCCGCCGCGAGATCTGCATAGCGCTGGAGCAGATGGGATTTGAGATCGAGGCCAGCCACCACGAGGTGGCTCAGGGCCAGCACGAGATCGACTTCAAGTATGCCGAGGCTCTGAAGACCGCCGACAACATCATGACCTTCAAGCTGGCCGTCAAGACCCTGGCCCAGAAAAACGGCCTCCACGCCACCTTTATGCCCAAGCCCATCTACGGCATCAATGGTTCCGGTATGCATACCAACATGTCCCTGTTCAAAAACGGCAAGAACGTGTTTTACGATCCCGACGGAGAGAAGGGGCTGTCCAAGGAGGCGTACAGCTTCATTGCCGGGCTGCTGGCCCATGTCAAGGGCATGTGCGCCGTAACCAACCCCCTGGTCAATTCCTACAAGCGCCTGGTGCCTGGCTACGAGGCCCCCTGCTACCTGGCCTGGTCCGCCTCCAACCGATCCGCTCTAATCCGCATCCCCGCCGCCCGCGGTCAGTCCACCCGCGTGGAGCTGCGCTCGCCCGACCCCGCCTGCAACCCCTATCTGGAGCTGGCCGTCCTGCTGGCGGCGGGCCTGGACGGCATCGAGAAGGGTATGGTTCCCCCGGCTGAGATTACCGAGAATATCTTCCAGATGGACGACGACGCCCGCGCCGCCGCTGGTATCGACAGCCTGCCCGGCTCCCTGGAGGAGGCCATCAAGGCCATGCAGGCCGACCCGATGGTGCTGGAGACTCTGGGCGGGCATGTTTCCGAGAACTACATCGAGGGCAAGGCCAAGGAGTGGGACGAGTACCGCACCCGTGTCAGCTCCTGGGAGCGCGAGAAGTACATCATCAACTATTGA
- a CDS encoding ANTAR domain-containing response regulator: MGMEQIIVAFESPKSCDRVREIVENSGTASCIVCRSAAEVKRTVNKQRVSTVVCGFKLPDESAEDLFADLPSSCAMLMVAVQNLLDLCQTDDIFKLASPVSRGDLTASVRMLLQMGHRLEKFTRPQRSGEEQAIIKEAKVLLMERHGMSEEQAHRFLQKKSMNSGAKMVQTAKLVLGGQ, encoded by the coding sequence ATGGGAATGGAACAAATCATCGTGGCTTTTGAAAGTCCCAAAAGCTGCGACCGGGTCCGGGAGATTGTGGAGAACAGCGGAACGGCCTCCTGTATCGTCTGCCGTTCGGCAGCGGAGGTCAAGCGCACGGTGAACAAGCAGCGCGTCAGCACCGTGGTCTGCGGCTTCAAGCTTCCGGATGAGAGCGCAGAGGACCTGTTTGCGGACCTGCCATCCTCCTGCGCCATGCTGATGGTGGCCGTCCAGAACCTGCTGGATCTGTGCCAGACCGACGACATCTTCAAGCTGGCCTCCCCGGTGAGCCGGGGCGACCTGACCGCCTCCGTGCGGATGCTGCTGCAGATGGGGCACCGGCTGGAGAAGTTCACCCGGCCCCAGCGGAGCGGAGAAGAGCAGGCCATCATCAAGGAAGCCAAGGTGCTTCTCATGGAGCGGCACGGCATGAGCGAGGAGCAGGCCCACCGCTTCCTGCAGAAAAAGAGCATGAACTCCGGGGCCAAGATGGTCCAAACCGCCAAGCTGGTACTAGGCGGCCAATAA
- the dapF gene encoding diaminopimelate epimerase, with protein MRFTKMQGLGNDYIYLDCTKERPENAHELARRISDRHFGVGSDGLICVCPSRSADFRMEMYNADGTQGEMCGNGIRCMGKYVYDRGMTNKTDLTIETPGGVRTLRLQVGKGQVVSATVDMGAPVLEPGRIPVVARGSRFIGKQLHVRGRSYEVTCVSMGNPHAVVFVPDVERLNLAEIGPAFERHAIFPHRVNTEFVQVEGRSSLRMRVWERGSGETLACGTGACASVVAGSLTGRSERTATVRLRGGELDVRWDQEDGHVYMTGPAVTVFEGEWPEKM; from the coding sequence ATGCGATTCACAAAAATGCAGGGTCTGGGAAACGACTACATCTATCTGGACTGTACCAAAGAACGGCCGGAGAACGCGCACGAGCTGGCGCGCAGGATATCGGACCGGCACTTCGGCGTAGGCTCGGACGGGCTGATTTGTGTCTGTCCCTCCCGTTCGGCGGATTTCCGCATGGAGATGTATAACGCCGACGGCACTCAGGGGGAGATGTGCGGCAACGGAATCCGCTGCATGGGCAAGTACGTCTACGACCGCGGGATGACGAACAAGACCGATCTGACCATCGAGACGCCGGGGGGCGTCAGGACCCTGCGGCTCCAGGTGGGGAAGGGGCAGGTGGTCTCGGCCACCGTGGATATGGGTGCCCCGGTCCTGGAGCCCGGCCGGATTCCCGTGGTGGCCCGGGGCAGCCGCTTCATCGGCAAGCAGCTTCACGTGCGGGGCAGGAGCTATGAGGTGACCTGCGTCTCCATGGGCAATCCCCACGCGGTGGTCTTCGTGCCGGATGTGGAGCGGCTGAATCTGGCGGAGATCGGTCCGGCCTTTGAGCGGCACGCCATCTTTCCCCACCGGGTCAACACGGAGTTTGTGCAGGTGGAGGGCCGCAGCAGCCTGCGTATGCGGGTCTGGGAACGGGGCAGCGGCGAGACGCTGGCCTGCGGTACCGGGGCCTGCGCCAGCGTGGTGGCCGGCAGTCTGACCGGCCGTTCCGAACGAACCGCCACGGTCCGGCTGCGAGGCGGAGAGTTGGATGTCCGCTGGGATCAGGAGGACGGCCACGTCTATATGACCGGGCCCGCCGTCACAGTATTTGAGGGCGAGTGGCCCGAGAAAATGTAA
- a CDS encoding LL-diaminopimelate aminotransferase — protein sequence MTAINENFQKLPGSYLFSEIARRVAAYEQEHPDKKLIRLGIGDVTRPLPEAVTAAMHRAVDDMATAGGFHGYGPEQGYDFLREAIARCDYQARNVDIQPGEIFVSDGAKSDCGNIVDLFARENRVAVCDPVYPVYVDTNAMAGRAGDYDEAAGRWTNLIYMPCIAENGFTPAIPEGRADMIYLCFPNNPTGAVATRVQLQAWVNYANANGSVILFDAAYEAFITTPGIPHSIFEIPGAETCAIEFRSFSKTAGFTGTRCAYTVVPKALERGGASLNSLWNRRQCTKFNGVPYVVQRGAEAVYSDEGRAQVRETLDYYLNNARVIREGLTAAGLTVSGGVDSPYVWARTPAGMPSWDFFDRLLRRANVVTTPGAGFGPSGEGYIRLTGFGEATATQEAVRRIKSAL from the coding sequence ATGACAGCCATCAACGAGAATTTTCAAAAGCTGCCCGGCAGCTATCTCTTTTCTGAGATTGCCCGGCGGGTGGCGGCCTATGAACAGGAGCACCCCGACAAAAAGCTGATCCGCTTAGGCATCGGAGACGTGACCCGCCCCCTTCCGGAAGCGGTGACCGCCGCCATGCACAGGGCGGTGGACGACATGGCCACCGCCGGGGGCTTCCACGGCTACGGCCCGGAGCAGGGCTACGACTTTCTGCGGGAGGCCATCGCCCGGTGCGACTATCAGGCCCGGAACGTGGATATCCAGCCCGGTGAGATCTTCGTCTCCGACGGGGCCAAGAGCGACTGCGGCAACATCGTGGACCTGTTTGCACGGGAAAACAGGGTAGCGGTCTGCGACCCGGTGTACCCGGTGTATGTGGACACCAACGCCATGGCCGGCCGGGCCGGGGACTACGACGAGGCCGCCGGCCGCTGGACCAACCTGATCTACATGCCATGTATAGCGGAAAACGGCTTTACACCCGCCATCCCGGAGGGAAGGGCCGACATGATCTACCTCTGTTTCCCCAACAACCCCACCGGCGCGGTGGCCACCCGGGTACAGCTTCAGGCCTGGGTGAATTACGCCAACGCCAACGGCTCGGTGATCCTGTTCGACGCGGCCTACGAGGCGTTTATCACCACCCCCGGCATTCCCCACAGCATTTTTGAGATTCCAGGCGCGGAGACCTGCGCCATTGAGTTCCGCTCCTTCTCCAAGACCGCTGGCTTCACCGGTACCCGCTGTGCCTATACGGTGGTGCCCAAGGCGCTGGAGCGGGGCGGGGCCAGCCTCAACAGCCTGTGGAACCGCAGACAGTGCACCAAGTTCAACGGCGTGCCCTATGTGGTCCAGCGGGGCGCTGAGGCGGTCTACTCCGACGAGGGCCGGGCGCAGGTCCGGGAGACCCTGGACTACTACTTGAATAACGCCCGGGTCATCCGGGAGGGCCTGACGGCTGCCGGGCTCACCGTCTCGGGCGGGGTGGATTCCCCCTATGTGTGGGCCAGAACGCCCGCCGGCATGCCATCCTGGGACTTTTTCGACCGGCTGCTCCGGCGGGCCAATGTGGTCACTACTCCGGGGGCCGGCTTCGGCCCCAGCGGTGAGGGCTACATCCGCCTCACCGGCTTCGGCGAGGCAACCGCCACCCAGGAGGCGGTCCGGCGCATTAAGAGCGCGCTTTAA
- the gltB gene encoding glutamate synthase large subunit codes for MQENRQEGYRQRGLYDPAFEHDACGIGAVVDIKGRKSHQTVDDALKIVEKLEHRAGKDAEGKTGDGVGILLQISHRFFSKAVKGWNFTLGEERDYGVGMFFFPQDSLKRSQAKKMFEVIVEKEGMEFLGWRAVPVEPGILGTRALNKMPCIEQGFVKRPEGVAQGLDFDRKLYVARRVFEQSGGDGTYVCSLSSRTIVYKGMFLVHQLRRFYPDLQDQDYQSAIALVHSRFSTNTNPSWERAHPNRLLLHNGEINTIRGNADRMLAREETMSSPLLDSDMDKILPVINEAGSDSAMLDNTLEFMMMAGMDLPLAVMVAIPEPWSNDKTISRAKRDLYQYYAILMEAWDGPASILFSDGDVVGAVLDRNGLRPSRYYVTADDKLILSSEVGVLGLPAERIVTKSRLQPGRMLLVDTRQGRIIGDEELKASYAARQPYGEWLDKNLVHLSDLSIPNHRVEMSSKEQLARLQKAFGYTYEDVRNTILPMARTGAEPTAAMGIDIPLAVLDQEGQPLFNYFKQLFAQVTNPPIDAIREEVVTDTTVYIGDDGNLLQEKAENCKVLQVRNPILTSTDLMKIRHMKKPGFHVETVSILYYKNTPLKRALDHLFVAVDRAYRNGANIVILSDRGVDENHVAIPSLLAVSAIEQYLIRTKKRTAVSILLESAEPRDVHHFATLLGYGARAINPYLAQETIVELIEEGLLDKEFHAAVADYNSAVLHGIVKIASKMGISTIQSYQSAQIFEAVGIARDVIDVYFTNTISRVGGIGLREIGALVDKNHARAFDPLGLGTDLTLDSLGAHKARAGHEDHMYNPQTIHLLQESARRGDYGLFKQYTALVDDEHKPHTLRGLLDIKYAEKPISLDEVEGVDSIVRRFKTGAMSYGSISQEAHECMAQAMNRLGGKSNSGEGGERPERLGTDRNSAIKQVASGRFGVTSEYLVSADEIQIKLAQGAKPGEGGHLPSQKVYPWIAKTRYSTPGVSLISPPPHHDIYSIEDLAQLIYDLKNANRRARISVKLVSEAGVGTIAAGVAKAGAQVVLISGHDGGTGAAPRSSIHGAGLPWELGLAETHQTLMENGLRSRVVLETDGKLMSGRDVAIACMLGAEEFGFATAPLVTMGCVMMRVCNLDTCPVGVATQNPELRKRFKGKPEYVVNFMRFIAQELREHMARLGVPTVDELVGRTDLLQVREHAVNGRAATVDLSVLLENPLHGTGVKEHFDPADVYDFHLEDTVDLKILEKKLKDALEKGEKASIEIPVSSTDRTLGAILGSDITRLHGSALAEDTLTVKCTGGGGQSFGAFIPKGLTLELEGDSNDYFGKGLSGGKLVVYPPKDSPFPAEENIIIGNVALYGATSGKAFVCGVAGERFCVRNSGATAVVEGTGDHGCEYMTGGRVVVLGRTGKNFAAGMSGGVAYVLDEDRDLYMRLNKHLVSMDLVTEKHDISELRTLIQEHVAATGSRRGMEILTDFDRYVPLFKKILPHDYDQMLRTIAQLEEKGMNRDQAEVEAFYRNTKGGEQ; via the coding sequence ATGCAAGAGAACAGACAAGAAGGCTATCGACAGCGGGGCTTGTACGATCCTGCCTTTGAACATGACGCCTGCGGCATCGGAGCCGTGGTGGACATCAAGGGCCGCAAGAGCCATCAGACCGTGGACGACGCCCTGAAGATCGTGGAAAAGCTGGAGCACCGGGCCGGAAAGGACGCCGAAGGCAAGACCGGCGACGGCGTAGGTATCCTGCTCCAAATTTCGCACAGGTTTTTCTCTAAGGCTGTGAAGGGATGGAATTTTACCCTTGGAGAAGAGCGGGATTACGGGGTCGGCATGTTTTTCTTCCCACAGGACAGCCTGAAGCGCAGCCAGGCCAAGAAGATGTTTGAAGTCATCGTGGAGAAGGAGGGCATGGAGTTCCTGGGCTGGCGGGCGGTCCCGGTCGAACCCGGCATCCTGGGCACGAGGGCGCTGAATAAAATGCCATGCATTGAGCAGGGCTTCGTGAAGCGGCCGGAGGGCGTGGCGCAGGGCCTGGATTTTGACCGGAAGCTCTACGTGGCCCGGAGGGTCTTTGAGCAATCGGGTGGGGACGGCACCTATGTCTGCTCGCTGTCCAGCCGTACCATCGTCTATAAGGGCATGTTCCTGGTCCATCAGCTCCGGCGGTTTTACCCGGACCTTCAGGACCAGGATTACCAGTCGGCCATTGCCCTGGTCCACTCCCGGTTTTCCACCAATACCAACCCCTCCTGGGAGCGGGCCCACCCCAACCGGCTCCTCCTTCACAATGGAGAGATCAACACCATCCGGGGCAATGCCGACCGGATGCTGGCCCGGGAGGAGACCATGTCCTCCCCTCTGCTGGACAGCGACATGGACAAGATCCTGCCCGTCATTAACGAGGCGGGCTCCGACTCCGCCATGCTGGACAACACTCTGGAGTTCATGATGATGGCCGGCATGGACCTGCCCCTGGCGGTCATGGTGGCTATCCCCGAACCCTGGAGCAACGATAAGACCATTTCCCGGGCCAAGCGGGATCTGTACCAATATTACGCCATCCTGATGGAGGCGTGGGACGGCCCGGCCTCCATCCTGTTCTCCGACGGCGACGTGGTGGGCGCGGTGCTGGACCGCAACGGTCTGCGCCCCTCCCGGTACTATGTCACCGCCGACGACAAGCTGATTCTGTCCTCCGAGGTGGGGGTGCTGGGTCTCCCCGCCGAGCGCATCGTCACCAAGTCCCGGTTGCAGCCCGGCAGGATGCTGCTGGTGGATACCCGGCAGGGCCGCATCATAGGGGATGAGGAGCTGAAGGCCTCCTACGCCGCCCGGCAGCCCTACGGCGAGTGGTTGGACAAAAACCTGGTTCATCTGTCCGACCTCAGCATTCCCAACCACCGGGTGGAGATGAGCTCCAAGGAGCAGCTCGCCCGGCTGCAGAAGGCCTTTGGATATACCTACGAGGACGTGCGCAACACCATCCTCCCCATGGCCCGCACTGGCGCCGAACCCACCGCCGCTATGGGCATTGACATTCCCCTGGCCGTCCTGGATCAGGAGGGGCAGCCTCTGTTCAACTACTTCAAGCAGCTCTTTGCTCAGGTGACCAACCCGCCCATCGACGCCATCCGGGAGGAGGTGGTCACCGATACCACCGTCTACATCGGGGATGACGGCAACCTGCTGCAGGAGAAGGCAGAAAACTGCAAAGTGCTTCAGGTCCGCAATCCCATCCTCACCTCCACCGACCTGATGAAGATCCGCCATATGAAAAAGCCCGGCTTCCATGTGGAGACGGTTTCCATCCTGTATTATAAGAACACCCCCCTCAAGCGGGCGCTGGACCACCTGTTTGTGGCGGTGGATCGGGCCTACCGCAACGGGGCCAACATCGTCATCCTCTCCGACCGGGGAGTGGACGAGAACCATGTGGCCATCCCGTCCCTGCTGGCGGTGTCCGCCATCGAGCAGTATCTGATCCGCACCAAAAAGCGTACGGCGGTGTCCATTCTCCTGGAGTCCGCCGAGCCTCGGGACGTCCACCACTTCGCCACGCTGCTGGGCTATGGCGCTCGGGCCATCAACCCCTATCTGGCTCAGGAGACCATCGTGGAGCTCATTGAGGAGGGCCTGCTGGACAAGGAGTTCCACGCCGCTGTGGCCGACTACAATTCCGCTGTCCTCCACGGCATTGTGAAGATCGCCTCCAAGATGGGCATCTCCACCATCCAGTCCTACCAGTCCGCCCAGATCTTTGAGGCGGTGGGCATCGCCCGGGACGTCATCGACGTGTATTTTACCAACACCATCTCCCGGGTGGGCGGCATCGGCCTGAGGGAGATCGGCGCTCTGGTGGACAAAAACCACGCCAGGGCCTTCGATCCCCTTGGCCTGGGCACCGACCTGACGCTGGACTCCCTGGGGGCCCACAAGGCCCGGGCGGGCCACGAGGACCACATGTATAACCCCCAGACCATCCATCTGCTCCAGGAGTCCGCCCGACGGGGAGACTACGGGCTGTTCAAGCAGTACACCGCACTGGTGGACGATGAGCACAAGCCCCACACTCTGCGCGGCCTGCTGGACATCAAGTACGCCGAGAAGCCCATCTCCCTGGACGAAGTGGAGGGTGTGGATTCCATTGTCAGGCGCTTCAAGACCGGCGCCATGAGCTACGGCTCCATCTCCCAGGAGGCCCACGAGTGCATGGCCCAGGCCATGAACCGGCTGGGGGGAAAGTCCAACTCCGGCGAGGGCGGCGAGCGGCCCGAGCGCCTGGGCACGGACCGGAACTCTGCCATTAAGCAGGTGGCCTCCGGGCGGTTCGGCGTCACCAGCGAGTACCTGGTGTCCGCCGACGAAATCCAGATCAAGCTGGCCCAGGGGGCCAAGCCCGGCGAGGGCGGTCACCTGCCCAGCCAGAAGGTCTACCCCTGGATCGCCAAGACCCGCTACTCCACCCCCGGCGTCTCCCTGATCTCCCCGCCGCCTCACCACGACATTTACTCCATCGAGGACCTGGCCCAGCTTATCTACGATTTGAAAAATGCCAACCGCAGGGCCCGTATCTCGGTGAAGCTGGTCAGCGAGGCAGGGGTGGGCACCATTGCCGCCGGCGTGGCCAAGGCGGGGGCACAGGTGGTGCTGATCTCCGGCCATGACGGCGGCACCGGCGCCGCTCCCCGCAGCTCCATCCACGGGGCGGGCCTACCCTGGGAGCTGGGTCTGGCCGAGACCCACCAGACCCTAATGGAAAACGGCCTGCGCTCCCGGGTGGTGCTGGAGACCGATGGCAAGCTGATGTCCGGGCGGGACGTGGCCATCGCCTGTATGCTGGGCGCGGAGGAGTTTGGCTTTGCCACCGCGCCTCTGGTCACCATGGGCTGCGTCATGATGCGGGTGTGCAACCTGGACACCTGCCCCGTGGGCGTGGCCACCCAGAACCCGGAACTGCGTAAGCGGTTCAAAGGGAAGCCGGAATATGTGGTCAACTTTATGCGCTTCATCGCCCAGGAGCTGCGGGAGCATATGGCCCGGTTGGGTGTGCCCACCGTGGACGAGCTGGTGGGTCGCACCGACCTGCTTCAGGTCCGGGAGCACGCCGTCAACGGCCGGGCCGCCACCGTGGACCTGTCCGTCCTGCTTGAGAATCCCCTCCACGGCACAGGGGTGAAGGAGCACTTTGACCCGGCGGACGTCTACGATTTCCACCTGGAGGATACCGTGGACCTGAAGATTCTGGAGAAGAAGCTGAAAGATGCCCTGGAGAAGGGGGAGAAAGCCTCCATTGAGATCCCTGTCTCCTCCACGGACCGGACGCTGGGGGCCATTCTGGGCTCCGACATTACCCGGCTTCACGGCAGCGCCCTGGCGGAGGACACCCTCACCGTCAAATGTACCGGCGGCGGCGGCCAGTCCTTTGGCGCCTTCATCCCAAAGGGGCTCACCCTGGAGCTGGAGGGCGATTCCAATGACTACTTCGGAAAGGGCCTCTCCGGCGGCAAGCTGGTGGTCTATCCGCCCAAGGACAGCCCCTTCCCGGCAGAGGAGAACATCATCATCGGCAACGTGGCCCTGTACGGGGCGACCTCCGGCAAGGCCTTCGTCTGCGGCGTGGCGGGAGAGCGCTTCTGCGTGCGCAACTCCGGCGCCACCGCCGTGGTGGAGGGCACCGGCGACCACGGCTGCGAATACATGACCGGCGGCCGTGTGGTGGTGCTGGGCCGCACCGGCAAGAACTTTGCCGCGGGCATGTCCGGCGGGGTGGCCTATGTCCTGGACGAGGACCGGGACCTCTATATGCGGCTGAACAAGCATCTGGTGTCCATGGATCTGGTGACGGAGAAGCACGACATCTCCGAGCTCAGGACACTGATTCAGGAGCATGTAGCCGCCACCGGCTCTCGGCGGGGTATGGAGATCCTGACCGACTTCGACCGCTATGTACCCCTGTTCAAGAAAATTCTGCCCCATGACTATGACCAGATGCTGCGCACCATCGCCCAACTGGAGGAGAAGGGCATGAACCGGGACCAGGCCGAAGTGGAGGCCTTTTATCGGAACACGAAGGGAGGGGAGCAGTAA